The Muricauda sp. SCSIO 65647 genome includes a region encoding these proteins:
- the ileS gene encoding isoleucine--tRNA ligase: protein MKFAEYKGLDLPKVGQEILEHWKQHAIFEKSVSTREGKPGYVFYEGPPSANGMPGIHHVMARTIKDIFPRYKTMKGYQVKRKAGWDTHGLPIELGVEKELGITKEDIGKKISIEEYNEACKRAVMRYTDVWNEMTEKVGYWVDMDNPYITYKPKYMESVWWLLKQIYDKGLIYKGYTIQPYSPKAGTGLSSHELNQPGTYQDVTDTTVTAQFKAKRETLPAFLKEIEGDTYFLAWTTTPWTLPSNTALTVGPKIDYAVIKTFNQYTFDPINVVLAKALVGKQFSGKFFEAESDEDFENYEQQDKKIPFRIIAETKGNDLVGIGYEQLLPYVLPYQNPENAFRVIAGDFVTTEEGTGIVHTAPTFGADDMQVAKQAKPEVPPMLVLDEYDNPVPLVDLQGRFRPEMKELGGKYVKNEYYEEGEAPEKSVDVEIAIKLKEENKAFKVEKYLHSYPNCWRTDKPILYYPLDSWFIKVTDIRDRMHELNQEINWKPKSTGEGRFGNWLANANDWNLSRSRYWGIPLPIWRTEDGQEEIIIGSVEELKTEMAKAVRAGFMQKDIFEDFVVGDMSEANYDKVDLHKNIVDRITLVSSLGKPMKRETDLIDVWFDSGSMPYAQWHYPFENEHLIDGGEAFPANFIAEGVDQTRGWFYTLHAIATMVFDSVAYRNVVSNGLVLDKDGKKMSKRLGNAVDPFETMKSHGADATRWYLISNANPWDNLKFDIEGVAEVKRKFFGTLYNTYSFFALYANIDGFSYTEEEIPLDERSELDQWILSELHSLIKMVDEAYADYEPTKAARGISDYVQENLSNWYVRLSRRRFWKGDYQKDKISAYQTLYTCLRVVAKLSAPLAPFYTDRLYKDLEAVVKKEDYESVHLSDFPDYDEKMVNKKLERKMQTAQKITSLILSIRQKEKIKVRQPLQKVMIPVLDASQRGEIEAVSDLVKSEVNVKEIELLDDASDILVKQIKPNFKILGPKYGKEMKSIAAAVAQLDQSAIQKIEQEGEISLDLENKSIKLQLSDVEISSQDIEGWLVASNGTLTVALDVTIDEDLKKEGIARELVNRIQNLRKDSGFEVTDKIDIKILKDGLVEKAVESNKEYIKSETLTAVLDFEEKLEEGTAVAFDGVNTRLLIKKH, encoded by the coding sequence ATGAAGTTTGCCGAATATAAGGGATTGGATTTGCCAAAAGTGGGCCAAGAAATTTTAGAGCACTGGAAGCAGCACGCCATTTTTGAAAAAAGTGTTTCTACCCGTGAAGGCAAACCCGGTTACGTCTTCTACGAAGGGCCGCCCTCGGCCAATGGTATGCCCGGCATACACCATGTGATGGCGCGTACCATCAAGGATATTTTTCCAAGGTACAAAACCATGAAAGGCTATCAGGTGAAGCGTAAGGCTGGCTGGGACACCCATGGGCTTCCGATAGAATTGGGCGTTGAAAAAGAACTGGGCATTACCAAAGAAGACATCGGCAAAAAAATTTCCATCGAAGAATACAACGAGGCTTGTAAAAGAGCGGTCATGCGCTACACCGATGTCTGGAATGAAATGACTGAAAAGGTAGGGTACTGGGTCGATATGGACAACCCTTACATTACGTACAAGCCCAAATACATGGAGTCGGTATGGTGGCTGCTCAAACAGATTTACGACAAAGGCTTGATATATAAGGGCTATACGATACAGCCGTATTCGCCTAAAGCGGGCACAGGCCTCAGTTCGCACGAGCTGAACCAACCGGGCACCTATCAAGATGTGACCGATACCACTGTGACGGCACAGTTTAAGGCAAAACGGGAAACACTGCCTGCATTTTTGAAGGAAATAGAGGGAGACACTTATTTTTTGGCGTGGACGACCACCCCTTGGACACTTCCCTCCAATACGGCATTGACCGTAGGGCCAAAAATCGATTACGCAGTGATCAAGACCTTTAACCAATATACGTTTGACCCCATCAATGTTGTATTGGCCAAGGCGCTGGTAGGCAAACAGTTTTCAGGAAAGTTTTTTGAAGCAGAATCGGATGAGGATTTCGAAAACTACGAACAACAAGACAAAAAAATACCCTTTCGGATCATAGCAGAGACAAAGGGCAATGATTTGGTCGGTATTGGCTATGAGCAGTTATTGCCCTACGTGCTTCCCTACCAAAACCCTGAAAATGCCTTTAGGGTAATCGCAGGTGATTTTGTGACCACCGAAGAAGGTACTGGAATCGTACACACTGCACCCACTTTTGGCGCCGACGATATGCAGGTGGCCAAACAGGCAAAGCCCGAAGTGCCGCCCATGTTGGTGCTTGATGAGTACGACAATCCCGTTCCCTTGGTGGATTTGCAGGGCAGGTTTCGCCCTGAAATGAAAGAGCTGGGAGGCAAGTATGTCAAAAACGAATACTATGAAGAGGGCGAAGCACCTGAAAAGTCCGTCGATGTTGAAATCGCCATTAAACTGAAAGAAGAGAACAAGGCTTTTAAGGTTGAAAAATACCTTCACAGCTATCCGAATTGTTGGCGTACCGATAAGCCTATTCTGTATTACCCGTTGGATTCGTGGTTCATCAAGGTCACCGATATTCGAGATCGCATGCACGAACTGAACCAAGAAATCAACTGGAAACCGAAGTCAACGGGCGAAGGCCGTTTTGGCAACTGGTTGGCCAATGCCAATGATTGGAACCTTTCTCGATCACGTTATTGGGGCATTCCGTTGCCCATTTGGCGAACCGAAGATGGTCAAGAAGAAATAATTATCGGTTCTGTCGAAGAACTCAAGACCGAAATGGCAAAAGCTGTTAGGGCCGGCTTCATGCAGAAAGACATTTTTGAAGATTTTGTCGTGGGAGACATGAGCGAGGCCAACTATGACAAGGTAGACCTACACAAAAATATTGTGGACCGCATAACATTGGTTTCTTCTTTGGGAAAACCCATGAAACGGGAGACCGATCTTATCGATGTATGGTTTGACAGCGGTTCAATGCCGTATGCGCAATGGCATTATCCTTTTGAAAACGAGCATTTGATTGATGGCGGGGAGGCTTTTCCGGCCAATTTCATCGCAGAGGGCGTAGATCAGACGCGTGGTTGGTTCTACACGCTACACGCCATTGCCACCATGGTTTTTGATTCTGTGGCCTACCGAAATGTAGTTTCTAACGGACTTGTGCTTGACAAGGATGGAAAAAAGATGTCAAAGCGATTGGGCAACGCCGTTGATCCCTTTGAGACCATGAAATCGCATGGGGCCGATGCCACCCGTTGGTATTTGATATCCAATGCCAATCCGTGGGATAACTTGAAGTTCGATATTGAAGGAGTGGCGGAGGTCAAACGTAAGTTCTTCGGTACTCTCTACAATACCTACTCGTTCTTCGCCCTGTATGCCAATATCGATGGATTCTCTTATACAGAAGAGGAGATTCCACTTGATGAAAGGTCAGAACTTGACCAGTGGATTCTTTCAGAATTGCACTCGTTGATCAAAATGGTCGATGAGGCCTATGCCGACTACGAACCGACCAAAGCGGCCAGGGGAATCTCTGATTACGTACAAGAAAACCTGAGCAACTGGTACGTTCGCCTGAGCAGAAGAAGATTTTGGAAGGGAGATTATCAAAAAGACAAAATCTCGGCTTATCAGACCCTATACACTTGTTTGAGGGTAGTGGCCAAGCTATCTGCACCTTTGGCACCATTTTATACCGACAGGCTGTACAAAGATCTAGAAGCCGTTGTCAAAAAAGAGGATTATGAAAGTGTGCACCTTTCTGATTTCCCCGATTATGACGAAAAAATGGTGAACAAAAAGCTGGAGCGTAAAATGCAGACCGCCCAGAAAATCACGTCATTGATACTTTCCATTCGGCAGAAAGAAAAAATCAAGGTACGGCAACCCCTGCAGAAAGTAATGATTCCTGTTCTGGATGCTTCCCAAAGGGGAGAAATTGAAGCGGTCTCTGATTTGGTAAAATCTGAAGTGAACGTCAAAGAGATCGAACTGCTCGATGATGCTTCAGATATTTTGGTCAAGCAAATAAAGCCAAATTTCAAGATTTTAGGCCCAAAATATGGAAAGGAGATGAAGTCTATCGCAGCGGCTGTTGCGCAGTTAGACCAGTCGGCCATCCAAAAAATCGAACAAGAAGGCGAAATATCGCTTGATTTGGAAAATAAAAGCATTAAATTACAGTTGTCAGATGTAGAGATCAGTTCTCAAGATATTGAAGGCTGGCTAGTGGCGAGCAATGGCACCTTGACCGTGGCACTTGATGTGACCATTGACGAAGACCTCAAAAAAGAGGGTATTGCAAGAGAGTTGGTCAATAGAATTCAGAATCTCAGAAAAGATTCAGGTTTTGAGGTGACCGATAAAATTGACATTAAAATTTTGAAAGATGGTCTTGTTGAAAAGGCCGTGGAGAGTAACAAAGAATATATCAAATCAGAGACCCTGACCGCAGTGCTTGATTTTGAAGAGAAACTGGAAGAGGGAACTGCAGTGGCCTTTGATGGCGTGAACACTAGATTGTTAATTAAAAAACATTGA
- a CDS encoding 5-formyltetrahydrofolate cyclo-ligase encodes MLKHELRKIYKEKRKELSPFFISESSLKIVDRLLDLPLWDFSYYHIFLSIVDKKEVDTAPIINFLQTKGKNIVVPKMAASATLEHYLLTDTTTIAVNNWQVPEPSGSEQVEETKIDVVFIPLLAFDRLGNRIGYGKGYYDGFLRKCRSDTLKVGLSFFEAETVISGVADHDVRMDYCVTPKNSYDFSSTSS; translated from the coding sequence ATGTTGAAACATGAACTAAGGAAAATTTATAAGGAGAAAAGAAAAGAACTTTCTCCTTTTTTTATCTCCGAAAGTAGCCTTAAAATAGTCGACCGACTACTTGATCTTCCTCTTTGGGATTTTTCATATTATCATATTTTTCTAAGCATTGTCGATAAGAAAGAAGTTGACACCGCCCCCATCATCAATTTTTTACAAACAAAAGGCAAGAATATCGTAGTGCCCAAAATGGCCGCCAGCGCTACACTTGAACACTATCTGTTGACCGATACCACGACCATTGCCGTAAACAATTGGCAAGTACCAGAGCCTTCGGGCAGCGAACAGGTAGAAGAAACGAAAATAGACGTAGTTTTTATTCCGCTATTGGCCTTTGACCGACTTGGAAATCGCATCGGCTACGGCAAAGGCTATTATGATGGCTTCTTACGAAAATGTCGTTCTGATACCTTAAAGGTCGGTTTGTCATTTTTCGAAGCGGAGACCGTTATAAGTGGTGTTGCCGATCATGATGTTCGAATGGACTATTGCGTCACCCCAAAAAATAGCTATGACTTCTCTTCTACTTCTTCTTGA
- a CDS encoding lipoprotein signal peptidase, with amino-acid sequence MNLKRSLVLIVIVLLIDQISKIYVKTHFEYQQSVEVFNWFKILFIENSGAAWGTKLNDFLPVSEAAGKLILTIFRLFAIVGIGYWLYDIIRKNSSRILIIAVSLIFAGALGNIIDSVFYGVVFNDSYNQVATLFSDEPYGKLFHGRVVDMLYFPIIQDAVWPKWMPIVGGKTFSFFEPVFNIADSAISIGVAMLIVFNKKAFPKKVQEEVEEKS; translated from the coding sequence ATGAACCTTAAGAGATCACTCGTACTTATCGTTATAGTTTTATTGATTGACCAAATCAGTAAAATTTACGTAAAGACCCACTTTGAATACCAACAATCTGTAGAGGTCTTCAACTGGTTCAAAATTCTCTTCATTGAAAATTCAGGTGCTGCATGGGGCACCAAATTAAATGATTTTCTACCTGTGTCTGAGGCTGCGGGAAAGCTCATATTGACCATTTTTCGTCTTTTCGCGATAGTAGGTATCGGATATTGGTTATATGATATTATCAGAAAGAATTCTTCTCGAATATTGATCATCGCGGTATCATTGATTTTTGCTGGGGCGTTGGGCAATATTATTGATTCGGTTTTCTACGGGGTGGTGTTCAATGACAGCTACAACCAAGTGGCCACCTTGTTCTCTGATGAGCCCTATGGCAAATTGTTTCATGGCCGGGTGGTCGATATGCTGTATTTCCCGATCATACAAGATGCCGTATGGCCCAAATGGATGCCCATAGTAGGGGGAAAAACCTTCAGTTTCTTCGAACCGGTTTTCAATATTGCAGATTCAGCCATTAGTATTGGGGTCGCTATGTTGATCGTTTTCAATAAAAAGGCTTTTCCAAAGAAGGTTCAAGAAGAAGTAGAAGAGAAGTCATAG
- the uvrC gene encoding excinuclease ABC subunit UvrC, with protein sequence MSTLPIEVQLSSLPDNPGVYQFFDQDGKILYVGKAKNLKKRVSSYFARKQEYGKTRVMVKKVQTIKHVVVPTESDALLLENNLIKKHQPRYNVMLRDDKSYPWICIKNERFPRIFMTRKLIKDGSEYFGPYTSVRTVKTILDLIRSVYPLRTCNYDLSEEKISAGKYKVCLEYHLGNCKGPCEGLQTLEEYDGQIDDIRAIIKGSFSSSLSNLKKQMKALAAEMHFEKAQRLKEKIEVLENYQAKSMIVNPKISNVDVFSIISDETHAYINFLQISHGLVVRSHTLEIKKKLEETDEELLQLGIIEIRQRFNSESKELYLPFPVEVEEGLKIMVPKLGDKRKLVDLSTRNAKFYRQERFKQIKITDPDRHTKRVMAQMKADLRLSEEPRHIECFDNSNIQGSNPVAACVVFKDGKPSKKEYRHFHIKTVEGPDDFASMEEVVHRRYKRLLSEGTPLPQLIIIDGGKGQLSSALKSLDLLGIRGKVAIIGIAKRLEEIYFPEDPIPLYLDKKSETLRIIQQLRNEAHRFGINFHRNRRSKAAINSELESIEGIGEKTAQQLLQEFKSVKRIKEATIDHLAKSIGMAKAKKIYESFH encoded by the coding sequence ATGTCAACCCTTCCCATTGAAGTACAGTTAAGTTCTTTGCCCGATAATCCTGGGGTGTATCAATTTTTTGATCAAGATGGAAAAATATTGTATGTCGGTAAGGCAAAAAACCTGAAGAAAAGGGTTTCATCATATTTTGCCCGAAAACAAGAGTATGGCAAGACCAGGGTCATGGTCAAAAAGGTGCAAACCATCAAACATGTCGTTGTGCCCACAGAATCTGATGCACTTTTGCTTGAGAACAATTTGATCAAGAAGCACCAGCCGCGCTACAATGTCATGCTGAGAGATGATAAATCGTACCCGTGGATTTGTATCAAGAACGAACGCTTTCCCCGAATCTTCATGACCAGAAAATTGATCAAGGATGGCTCTGAATACTTTGGCCCCTATACAAGTGTCAGAACGGTAAAGACCATTCTTGATCTGATAAGAAGTGTTTATCCGCTGCGCACTTGCAACTATGATCTGTCTGAAGAAAAAATATCGGCCGGAAAATATAAGGTCTGTCTCGAATACCATTTAGGTAATTGCAAGGGCCCCTGTGAAGGGCTTCAGACATTGGAAGAATACGATGGGCAGATCGATGATATACGTGCCATCATCAAAGGAAGTTTTTCATCTTCGCTTTCGAACCTCAAAAAACAGATGAAAGCACTGGCCGCTGAGATGCATTTCGAAAAGGCCCAAAGGTTAAAGGAAAAAATAGAAGTGCTTGAGAACTATCAGGCAAAATCGATGATCGTGAACCCGAAGATCAGCAATGTAGATGTTTTTTCGATCATATCAGATGAAACCCATGCCTATATCAATTTCTTGCAGATATCACATGGTTTGGTCGTCAGGTCACATACGCTTGAAATAAAGAAAAAACTTGAAGAGACCGACGAAGAGCTTTTACAATTGGGTATCATTGAGATCAGGCAACGTTTCAACTCTGAATCGAAAGAACTGTACTTGCCCTTTCCGGTCGAGGTTGAAGAAGGGCTAAAGATCATGGTTCCTAAATTGGGTGACAAGCGAAAACTGGTCGACCTCTCGACCAGAAATGCCAAATTCTATCGCCAAGAGCGTTTCAAACAGATCAAGATTACCGACCCCGATAGGCATACCAAAAGGGTGATGGCCCAAATGAAAGCCGATTTACGACTTTCTGAAGAGCCGCGCCATATTGAATGTTTCGATAACTCAAATATACAGGGCAGCAATCCAGTAGCGGCCTGTGTGGTCTTCAAAGATGGAAAGCCCTCAAAAAAAGAATATCGACACTTTCATATAAAAACGGTCGAAGGGCCTGATGACTTTGCCTCGATGGAAGAAGTGGTGCACCGTCGCTATAAAAGATTGTTGAGTGAAGGTACACCGTTGCCCCAACTCATCATAATCGATGGGGGCAAGGGCCAACTATCTTCTGCGCTAAAGAGTCTTGACTTGTTGGGGATCAGGGGCAAGGTCGCCATTATTGGCATTGCCAAACGTTTAGAGGAAATCTATTTTCCGGAGGACCCCATTCCGTTATATTTGGATAAAAAATCAGAAACCTTGCGAATCATCCAGCAACTGCGAAATGAAGCACATCGATTTGGAATCAATTTCCATAGAAATAGAAGAAGTAAGGCGGCTATCAACTCAGAGCTGGAAAGTATTGAGGGCATAGGTGAGAAAACGGCCCAGCAACTGTTGCAAGAATTTAAATCGGTCAAGCGCATCAAAGAGGCCACAATTGACCATTTGGCAAAGAGCATTGGCATGGCCAAGGCGAAAAAAATTTATGAATCCTTTCATTGA
- a CDS encoding TraR/DksA family transcriptional regulator → MAEDTKVRYSDKELEKFRKLIEEKIEKAQKHLDLLRSSYMNDGNNGTDDTSPTFKAFEEGSETMSKEANTQLAIRQEKFIRDLKNALLRIENKTYGICRVTGKLINKERLKLVPHATLSIEAKNMQK, encoded by the coding sequence ATGGCAGAAGATACAAAAGTCAGATACTCAGACAAAGAACTTGAAAAGTTCAGAAAACTGATAGAAGAAAAAATAGAAAAGGCCCAAAAGCACCTTGACCTTTTGAGAAGTTCTTACATGAACGACGGTAATAACGGTACCGATGATACTTCACCCACTTTTAAGGCGTTTGAAGAAGGTTCTGAAACCATGAGCAAAGAGGCCAATACCCAATTGGCCATTCGTCAAGAAAAGTTCATTCGTGATCTTAAGAACGCCTTATTGCGCATTGAGAACAAAACCTATGGCATCTGCCGTGTGACGGGCAAACTGATCAACAAAGAGCGGTTGAAGTTGGTGCCCCATGCCACTTTGAGCATCGAAGCGAAGAACATGCAAAAGTAA
- a CDS encoding TonB-dependent receptor domain-containing protein: MVMDVDTGNPIANVAVFNKDKSKSIITDFGGRCDLSIFGRNERIEFRHISYQPLKTSKAIISKRGNRVFLQVKAEQLDEVIMSVSKWEQQRKDIPQKVELINAQSIALANPQTSADLLQQSGKVFVQKSQLGGGSPMIRGFATNRVLLSVDGVRMNNAIFRGGNVQNVISIDPFTVQNTEVIFGPGSVIYGSDAIGGVMNFFTKNPRFSFTDSLAVSGSALYRFSTANTENTAHADVNLGKKKWASYTSVSYSDFGDLTMGEHGPDDYLRNSFVVRRNGQDVLVPNKDPREQVPSGYDQINFLQKFKFRPNNNYTYDLGLYYSETSDYSRYDRLIRPNNAGDGLRSAEWFYGPQKWFMGNFQVTKQGRNKFYDRVKLTTAYQFFQESRNERGFQDPTLFKTEEKIDALSVNLDFENKKIGNLRLYYGAEYIFNKVNSDGSQQNIETSETSDSASRYPDGATWQTFAGYINGEYQIKPNFTVLSGLRYSQVWVDAQFDDSFFQFPFEEADIITGALTGSIGFSWFPKENFQVTLNGSTAFRAPNIDDVGKIFDSEPGSVVVPNPDLKPEYAYNVDFGIRKNFNDKLVFSAATYYTYLVDALVRRNFAFNGQSEIEYNGELSNVQAIQNAAKAYVYGFEFGLEAFLNENWSLRSNLTFTEGVEEEEDGTDSPARHVAPTFADVHLLYKNSKLTTDLFLNFNGEIPFEDLAFSERNKPFIYAIDDEGNPYSPSWYTLNLRSQYQISHALKASLNLENITNQRYRTYSSGIVAPGTNLIMGLEYSF; encoded by the coding sequence ATGGTGATGGATGTCGATACTGGCAACCCTATTGCCAACGTAGCGGTGTTCAATAAAGATAAATCAAAGAGTATTATCACTGATTTTGGTGGTCGTTGCGACCTTTCCATCTTTGGTCGCAATGAACGTATTGAGTTCAGGCATATCAGTTATCAGCCCTTGAAGACCAGCAAGGCGATCATATCAAAAAGGGGCAATAGGGTTTTTTTGCAGGTAAAAGCAGAGCAGCTTGACGAAGTGATCATGTCAGTCTCAAAATGGGAGCAACAACGAAAAGATATACCCCAAAAAGTAGAATTGATCAACGCACAGAGCATCGCCTTGGCCAATCCACAGACCTCAGCAGACCTTTTACAGCAAAGTGGCAAGGTATTCGTGCAAAAAAGCCAGTTGGGCGGTGGTAGCCCCATGATTCGTGGTTTTGCCACCAATAGGGTACTGTTGTCGGTCGATGGTGTTCGTATGAACAATGCCATTTTTAGGGGCGGTAATGTACAGAATGTCATTTCGATCGATCCCTTTACGGTACAGAACACCGAAGTGATTTTTGGTCCCGGCTCGGTTATTTATGGTAGTGATGCCATTGGTGGGGTGATGAATTTTTTTACGAAGAATCCACGTTTTTCATTCACCGACAGCCTTGCGGTTTCGGGTAGCGCCCTGTATCGTTTTTCAACGGCCAATACCGAAAATACCGCCCATGCCGATGTCAACTTGGGCAAGAAAAAATGGGCATCTTACACCAGTGTTTCCTACAGTGATTTTGGTGATTTGACCATGGGCGAGCATGGCCCTGATGATTACTTGAGAAATAGTTTTGTGGTGAGGCGGAATGGGCAAGACGTGCTGGTACCAAATAAGGACCCAAGAGAGCAGGTGCCCTCTGGGTATGACCAAATCAATTTTTTGCAGAAGTTCAAATTCCGCCCGAACAACAACTATACCTATGATTTGGGGCTATATTATTCTGAAACATCAGACTACTCTCGATACGATCGTTTGATTAGGCCCAATAACGCGGGTGATGGGCTACGCTCAGCAGAATGGTTCTATGGCCCCCAAAAATGGTTCATGGGCAATTTTCAGGTCACCAAACAAGGAAGGAATAAATTTTACGATCGTGTGAAATTGACGACCGCCTATCAATTTTTTCAAGAGAGCAGAAATGAGCGGGGTTTTCAAGATCCTACCCTTTTCAAGACGGAAGAAAAAATCGATGCTCTTTCGGTGAACCTTGACTTTGAAAACAAAAAGATCGGCAACCTCAGACTCTATTATGGGGCCGAGTACATTTTCAATAAAGTGAACTCTGATGGAAGCCAACAAAATATCGAAACGAGCGAAACAAGTGATTCAGCTTCGAGATATCCTGATGGGGCAACTTGGCAGACCTTTGCAGGGTATATCAACGGCGAATATCAGATCAAACCCAATTTCACAGTTTTGTCAGGGCTGCGTTATAGCCAGGTATGGGTTGATGCACAGTTCGATGACAGCTTTTTTCAATTTCCCTTTGAGGAGGCCGATATCATTACGGGGGCTTTGACGGGCAGTATCGGTTTCAGTTGGTTTCCAAAAGAAAATTTTCAGGTCACACTGAACGGTTCAACTGCTTTTAGGGCGCCGAATATTGACGATGTGGGCAAGATATTCGATTCTGAACCTGGTTCGGTTGTGGTGCCCAACCCCGATCTAAAACCTGAATATGCCTATAATGTTGACTTTGGCATCAGAAAAAACTTCAATGATAAACTGGTATTTTCGGCAGCCACCTACTATACCTATCTGGTCGATGCCCTGGTGCGGAGAAATTTTGCCTTCAATGGACAATCTGAAATAGAATACAATGGTGAACTCAGTAATGTTCAGGCCATTCAGAATGCGGCTAAGGCCTATGTGTATGGTTTTGAATTCGGGTTAGAGGCCTTTCTGAATGAAAATTGGTCACTGAGATCAAACCTTACCTTTACAGAAGGTGTTGAAGAAGAAGAAGACGGTACCGACTCACCGGCCCGTCATGTGGCACCTACCTTTGCCGATGTTCATTTACTGTATAAGAATTCAAAACTCACCACCGACCTGTTTTTGAATTTTAATGGTGAGATACCTTTCGAAGACCTGGCTTTTTCTGAACGGAACAAACCTTTTATCTATGCAATCGACGACGAGGGAAATCCGTACTCGCCTTCATGGTATACCCTGAACCTGCGTTCGCAATATCAAATATCCCACGCCTTGAAGGCCTCGCTGAACCTTGAGAATATCACAAATCAACGATACCGTACCTATTCTTCAGGTATTGTTGCCCCGGGAACCAATTTGATCATGGGGCTTGAATATAGTTTTTAA